The following are encoded in a window of Anoplopoma fimbria isolate UVic2021 breed Golden Eagle Sablefish chromosome 3, Afim_UVic_2022, whole genome shotgun sequence genomic DNA:
- the tbl1xr1b gene encoding F-box-like/WD repeat-containing protein TBL1XR1b produces MSISSDEVNFLVYRYLQESGFSHSAFTFGIESHISQSNINGALVPPAALISIIQKGLQYVEAEVSINEDGTLFDGRPIESLSLIDAVMPDVVQTRQQAYRDKLAQQQQQAAGSGSGTGPQGGPKNGEGPANGEENGSHALANHHSEMMEMDRDVEIPQNKAMVLRGHESEVFICAWNPVNDLLASGSGDSTARIWNLSENSTGGSTQLVLRHCIREGGQDVPSNKDVTSLDWNSEGTLLATGSYDGFARIWTKDGNLASTLGQHKGPIFALKWNKKGNFILSAGVDKTTIIWDAHTGEAKQQFPFHSAPALDVDWQSNNTFASCSTDMCIHVCKLGQDRPVKTFQGHTNEVNAIKWDPTGSLLASCSDDMTLKIWSMKQDSCVHDLQAHSKEIYTIKWSPTGPGTNNPNANLMLASASFDSTVRLWDVERGVCIHTLTRHQEPVYSVAFSPDGRHLASGSFDKCVHIWNTQTGALVHSYRGTGGIFEVCWNATGDKVGASASDGSVCVLDLRK; encoded by the exons ATGAGCATAAGCAGTGATGAAGTCAATTTCCTGGTTTACAGATACCTGCAAGAGTCAG GCTTCTCCCACTCAGCATTCACCTTTGGCATAGAGAGCCACATCAGCCAGTCCAACATCAATGGAGCCCTTGTGCCCCCTGCTGCCCTCATCTCCATCATCCAGAAGGGCCTGCAGTATGTGGAGGCTGAAGTCAGCATCAATGAG GATGGGACCTTATTTGACGGGCGGCCCATAGAGTCGCTGTCTCTGATCGATGCTGTAATGCCAGATGTAGTCCAAACCAGGCAGCAGGCCTACAGGGACAAGCtggcccagcagcagcagcaggcggcAGGCAGTGGCAGCGGCACAGGGCCCCAGGGAGGCCCCAAGAATGGAGAGGGCCCTGCCAACGGGGAGGAAAACGGATCTCACGCCTTAGCCA ATCACCACTCAGAGATGATGGAGATGGACAGGGACGTGGAGATCCCCCAGAATAAAGCCATGGTGCTGAGAGGCCACGAATCCGAGGTTTTTATCTGCGCCTGGAACCCGGTGAACGACCTCCTCGCCTCCGG GTCCGGAGACTCAACAGCACGAATCTGGAACCTGAGTGAGAACAGTACGGGCGGGTCCACTCAGCTGGTTCTGAGGCACTGCATACGGGAAGGGGGTCAAGACGTACCCAGCAACAAAGACGTCACCTCACTAGACTGGaat AGCGAGGGCACGTTGCTAGCAACAGGCTCGTATGATGGCTTTGCTAGAATATGGACAAAAGATG GTAACCTGGCCAGTACTTTGGGTCAGCATAAAGGTCCTATATTTGCACTCAAGTGGAACAAGAAAGGAAACTTCATCCTCAGTGCTGGTGTAGACAAG ACCACAATTATTTGGGACGCCCACACGGGAGAGGCAAAACAACAATTTCCTTTCCACTCGG CACCTGCTCTGGACGTAGACTGGCAGAGCAACAACACGTTTGCCTCCTGCAGCACAGACATGTGCATCCATGTGTGTAAGCTGGGTCAGGACAGACCTGTCAAGACCTTCCAGGGACACACG AATGAGGTGAATGCCATCAAGTGGGATCCCACCGGCAGCTTGCTGGCCTCCTGCTCAGATGACATGACACTGAAG ATCTGGAGTATGAAGCAGGACTCGTGTGTCCATGACCTCCAGGCCCACAGTAAAGAAATCTACACCATCAAGTGGAGCCCCACAGGCCCCGGGACCAATAATCCCAACGCCAACCTCATGCTGGCCAG TGCATCATTTGACTCCACTGTGCGTCTGTGGGACGTGGAGCGTGGGGTGTGTATCCACACACTGACCCGTCACCAGGAGCCCGTCTACAGCGTGGCCTTCAGTCCCGATGGCAGGCACCTCGCCAGCGGCTCCTTTGACAAGTGTGTCCACATCTGGAACACTCAG acGGGTGCTTTAGTTCACAGCTACCGGGGGACAGGAGGAATCTTTGAAGTCTGCTGGAACGCCACAGGGGACAAAGTAGGAGCCAGCGCGTCAGATGGATCG GTTTGCGTATTAGACCTGAGGAAATGA